In the genome of Telluria beijingensis, one region contains:
- a CDS encoding diguanylate cyclase, producing MFTLSVWRAGGGRRRMLLASLAFLFMSAVLVFLYVRTDAVDPEIRSSVMLNLRELEKLDAEWDASLLRAHTGRASTPLNLDAQLPRMHDLMARLGDALPFAGDSAAQDAYGQLQDALRGKERLVAQFARHNPPLRAALLHMPPAVADLKTEISGIEGALAPGRIVVRLDTTLNALLTETLRYNIAPSPALAARIEEILGDVAAQQIAFSPAVIEKMDAVIASSRVILEKRPLENLIEAQIAAVGSDVALDRLERAFDHSFDAVLLERQRFRGYLFAYSAVLMVLLVYAGARLRRSYRIIGVVNRRLQAANETLEQRVAERTAELEAQSRQLERLAQHDSLTGLINYRQLTRLLERALARADRRDSVVVLMFIDLDGFKAVNDTWGHAAGDLVLQMVARRVGAKLRAEDALARLGGDEFVILLEDVASESGALRVARLALAEIESIVEADGHAVTISASIGIASARGQLGAARGQEALLAEADKAMYAAKQAGKGRFVVSPQSQWLGQDLPPELAPEHAARDNTTSADPIG from the coding sequence ATGTTCACCTTGTCGGTATGGCGAGCAGGTGGGGGCCGCCGCCGCATGCTGCTGGCCAGCCTGGCGTTCCTGTTCATGAGCGCCGTGCTGGTATTCCTGTATGTGCGCACCGACGCGGTCGACCCCGAAATCCGCAGCAGCGTCATGCTCAACCTGCGCGAGCTGGAAAAGCTCGACGCCGAATGGGACGCCAGCCTCCTGCGCGCCCATACCGGCCGCGCCTCCACTCCGCTCAACCTGGACGCACAACTGCCGCGCATGCATGACCTGATGGCGCGCCTGGGCGATGCGCTGCCGTTCGCCGGCGACAGCGCGGCCCAGGACGCCTATGGCCAGCTCCAGGATGCGCTGCGCGGCAAGGAGCGGCTGGTGGCCCAGTTCGCCAGGCACAATCCGCCGCTGCGGGCCGCGCTGCTGCACATGCCGCCGGCCGTGGCCGACCTCAAGACCGAGATTTCCGGCATCGAGGGGGCGCTGGCGCCGGGCCGCATCGTGGTGCGGCTCGACACCACGCTGAATGCCCTGTTGACCGAGACCCTGCGCTACAACATCGCGCCGAGCCCGGCGCTGGCAGCCCGCATCGAGGAAATCCTGGGCGACGTTGCGGCCCAGCAGATCGCCTTCTCGCCGGCCGTGATCGAGAAGATGGATGCCGTGATCGCCAGCAGCCGCGTGATCCTGGAAAAACGGCCGCTGGAAAACCTGATCGAGGCGCAGATCGCCGCCGTCGGCAGCGACGTCGCGCTCGACCGCCTGGAGCGCGCCTTCGACCATTCCTTCGACGCCGTGCTGCTCGAGCGCCAGCGCTTTCGCGGCTACCTGTTCGCCTACAGCGCCGTACTGATGGTGCTGCTGGTGTATGCTGGCGCCCGCCTGCGCCGCAGCTACCGGATCATCGGCGTCGTCAACCGCCGCCTGCAGGCCGCCAACGAGACGCTCGAGCAGCGCGTGGCCGAGCGCACCGCCGAACTGGAGGCGCAGTCGCGCCAGCTCGAGCGCCTGGCCCAGCACGACAGCCTGACCGGCCTGATCAACTATCGCCAGCTGACCCGCCTGCTGGAGCGGGCGCTGGCGCGCGCCGACCGCCGCGACAGCGTGGTGGTGCTGATGTTCATCGACCTGGACGGTTTCAAGGCGGTCAACGACACCTGGGGCCATGCCGCCGGCGACCTGGTGCTGCAGATGGTCGCGCGCCGGGTGGGGGCGAAACTGCGCGCCGAGGATGCGCTGGCGCGCCTGGGCGGCGACGAATTCGTCATCCTGCTCGAAGACGTGGCGTCTGAGAGCGGCGCGCTGCGGGTGGCGCGCCTGGCCCTGGCCGAAATCGAATCGATCGTCGAGGCCGACGGCCACGCGGTGACGATCTCGGCCAGTATCGGCATCGCCAGCGCACGCGGTCAACTGGGCGCGGCGCGCGGCCAGGAAGCGCTGCTGGCGGAAGCCGACAAGGCCATGTACGCAGCGAAGCAGGCAGGGAAGGGGCGTTTCGTGGTCAGTCCGCAATCGCAATGGCTGGGACAAGACCTTCCTCCGGAACTGGCGCCGGAGCATGCCGCGCGCGACAATACGACGAGCGCCGATCCGATCGGCTAG
- a CDS encoding multifunctional CCA tRNA nucleotidyl transferase/2'3'-cyclic phosphodiesterase/2'nucleotidase/phosphatase produces MRSYVVGGAVRDALLGLPVKDHDHVVVGATPEQMLAAGFRPVGKDFPVFLHPRTQEEYALARTERKTAPGYHGFVFHAAPDVTLEQDLVRRDLTINAMAQAEDGHIVDPHNGRQDLEARLFRHVSDAFAEDPVRILRIARFAARLPEFTVAPETNALMRRMVDEGEVDALVPERVWQELARGLMENTPSRMLAVLDDCGALAQLLPELPAPDLPDGACLLRAIDRATTPDHVLEVRFAVLMRGLEGVDAVQAVCKRLKVPNECRDLAVMTVRERGVLRQAAVLPAEAVVTLFERCDAFRKPERFGRMLLAAECEAARLLQALDAARAVNAGAIAARHAEHKSAIPVAVHQERVEAITLMLHQTN; encoded by the coding sequence ATGCGCAGCTACGTCGTCGGCGGCGCCGTGCGCGATGCCCTGCTGGGCCTGCCCGTGAAAGACCACGACCACGTGGTGGTCGGCGCCACGCCCGAGCAGATGCTGGCAGCGGGGTTCCGCCCCGTCGGCAAGGATTTCCCGGTCTTCCTGCATCCGCGCACGCAAGAGGAATACGCGCTGGCGCGCACCGAGCGCAAGACGGCGCCCGGCTATCATGGCTTCGTGTTCCACGCCGCCCCCGACGTCACGCTGGAACAGGACCTGGTGCGGCGCGACCTGACCATCAACGCCATGGCCCAGGCCGAGGACGGCCACATCGTCGATCCGCACAATGGCCGGCAAGACCTGGAAGCGCGGCTGTTCCGCCACGTGTCCGATGCCTTCGCCGAAGACCCGGTGCGCATCCTGCGCATCGCCCGCTTCGCCGCGCGCCTGCCCGAATTCACGGTGGCGCCAGAAACCAATGCCCTGATGCGGCGCATGGTCGATGAAGGCGAAGTCGACGCCCTGGTGCCCGAGCGGGTATGGCAGGAACTGGCGCGCGGCCTGATGGAAAACACGCCCTCTCGCATGCTGGCCGTGCTGGACGACTGCGGCGCGCTGGCGCAACTCCTGCCCGAGTTGCCGGCGCCCGACCTGCCGGACGGCGCATGCCTGCTGCGGGCGATCGACCGCGCCACCACGCCCGACCATGTGCTCGAGGTGCGCTTTGCCGTGCTGATGCGCGGCCTGGAGGGCGTCGATGCCGTCCAGGCCGTGTGCAAGCGCCTCAAGGTGCCGAATGAGTGCCGCGACCTGGCCGTCATGACGGTGCGCGAGCGCGGCGTGCTGCGCCAGGCCGCGGTACTGCCTGCCGAGGCGGTCGTCACACTGTTCGAGCGTTGCGATGCTTTCCGCAAGCCCGAGCGCTTCGGCCGCATGCTGCTGGCCGCCGAATGCGAGGCGGCGCGCCTGCTGCAAGCCCTCGACGCGGCGCGCGCCGTGAATGCGGGCGCCATCGCGGCGCGGCATGCCGAGCACAAGAGCGCGATTCCGGTGGCCGTCCACCAGGAACGTGTCGAAGCGATCACACTGATGTTGCACCAAACCAACTGA
- a CDS encoding glutathione S-transferase family protein, with protein sequence MQTIERDPILARTLDATRNPGLTLIIGNKNVSSWSMRPWVAAVAFGIPFTEVKVLLDQPDTANQIARYSHAGRVPVLMSGDMTVWDSLAIIEYLAEQFPDKHMWPQDVAARALARSIVAEMHSGFGELRNTMSMNIQARLPGRGRTPGTQADIGRICEIFEDCLSRFGHRQFLFGDFSIADAFYAPVVCRFQTYGVALAPALQAYCERVLAHPAVARWVREAMAETDPTPVHDADLPGE encoded by the coding sequence ATGCAGACCATCGAACGCGACCCCATCCTCGCGCGCACGCTCGACGCGACCCGCAATCCCGGACTCACCCTGATCATCGGCAACAAGAACGTCTCTTCCTGGTCGATGCGGCCCTGGGTCGCGGCGGTCGCCTTCGGCATCCCGTTCACCGAGGTCAAGGTCTTGCTCGACCAGCCCGACACCGCCAACCAGATCGCGCGTTATTCGCACGCGGGCCGGGTGCCGGTGCTGATGTCGGGCGATATGACCGTCTGGGACAGCCTGGCCATCATCGAATACCTGGCCGAGCAATTCCCGGATAAACATATGTGGCCGCAGGACGTGGCCGCGCGCGCGCTGGCGCGTTCGATCGTGGCCGAGATGCATTCCGGCTTCGGCGAGCTGCGCAATACGATGTCGATGAATATCCAGGCGCGCCTGCCGGGCCGTGGCCGCACCCCGGGCACCCAGGCCGATATCGGCCGCATCTGCGAGATCTTCGAAGACTGCCTGTCGCGCTTCGGCCACCGTCAGTTCCTGTTCGGCGACTTCTCGATCGCCGACGCCTTCTATGCGCCGGTGGTGTGCCGCTTCCAGACCTATGGCGTGGCGCTGGCGCCGGCCCTGCAAGCCTATTGCGAGCGCGTGCTGGCCCATCCGGCGGTTGCGCGCTGGGTACGCGAAGCCATGGCCGAAACCGACCCCACCCCGGTCCACGACGCCGACCTGCCGGGCGAGTGA
- a CDS encoding complex I NDUFA9 subunit family protein, with amino-acid sequence MSTSPRPLNVVLISGTGFIGQHLAARLSDDGVGVLAPVRHFESAKQLTMLPGVDVDVANIHDDAVLRKLLAGRDAVINLVGVLHGGHGRPYGEGFRHLHVELPRRIAAACADAGVPRYLHMSALGASAASPSMYGRSKADGELAARSQPAVAATIFRPSVVFGPGDHFLTMFARLQRHLPLVPLAASRARFQPVYVGDVAAAFSIVLARPDTRGATIELGGPTVHTLGELVRLAGRFAGRERRVLGLPDWAARLQAGLFELLPGDPVISRDNLDSMLVDNVVAPGTDALTAEALGIKLTAIESVAPHYLTGRDRHDAHRSHAGR; translated from the coding sequence ATGAGCACGAGCCCGCGGCCCCTGAACGTGGTGCTGATCAGCGGCACCGGCTTCATTGGCCAGCACCTGGCCGCGCGCCTGTCCGACGATGGCGTGGGCGTGCTGGCGCCGGTGCGCCACTTCGAAAGCGCGAAGCAGCTGACGATGCTGCCCGGCGTCGATGTCGACGTCGCCAACATCCATGACGACGCCGTATTGCGCAAGCTGCTGGCCGGGCGCGATGCCGTGATCAACCTGGTCGGCGTGCTGCACGGCGGCCATGGCCGGCCGTATGGCGAGGGGTTCCGGCACCTGCACGTCGAGCTGCCGCGCCGCATCGCCGCCGCCTGCGCGGACGCCGGCGTCCCGCGCTACCTGCACATGAGCGCGCTCGGCGCCAGCGCCGCCAGCCCCTCCATGTACGGCCGCTCCAAGGCCGATGGCGAACTCGCCGCGCGCAGCCAGCCGGCGGTGGCGGCCACTATCTTCAGGCCCTCGGTGGTGTTCGGCCCCGGCGACCACTTCCTCACCATGTTCGCGCGCCTGCAGCGCCACCTGCCGCTGGTGCCGCTGGCGGCCAGCCGTGCCCGCTTCCAGCCGGTGTACGTGGGCGACGTCGCCGCTGCTTTTTCCATCGTGCTGGCGCGGCCCGATACCCGCGGCGCCACCATCGAGCTGGGCGGCCCGACTGTCCATACCCTGGGCGAGCTGGTGCGCCTGGCCGGCCGCTTCGCCGGCCGCGAGCGGCGCGTGCTCGGCCTGCCCGACTGGGCGGCGCGCCTGCAGGCGGGGCTGTTCGAGCTGTTGCCGGGCGATCCCGTCATCAGCCGCGACAACCTCGACTCGATGCTGGTCGATAATGTCGTGGCCCCCGGCACCGATGCCTTGACAGCCGAGGCGCTGGGGATCAAGCTCACGGCGATCGAGTCGGTCGCCCCGCATTACCTCACCGGGCGCGACCGCCACGACGCCCATCGCAGCCACGCCGGACGCTAA
- a CDS encoding lytic transglycosylase domain-containing protein has translation MAQEDPDAPAPEVALPPVPAGAPSVPGAGTVGVPPAGPALVADSRADDDNFLLLREAARQNDGARVNAIASRLPSNYSLASYVDYYRLKPRLREAIQDEVMQVLRRHEGTAVAQQLRAEWLMELGKRREWNTFEREAGELAQSGSVQVRCYALLARAERGERVADEARALLKAPAGYGDACSGLIAQLAGNGQFNQADLLWQLRIAGLDNTTGPARRVAVLLGLPETRAAQAVDMPAVALARGIGNNRAERELYLVAVGRMARTTLKIAVASLEKHGPRLSSEERAIGWANVALAASIALAPEAHGYWDRAKGATLTEFQMQWKTRMALRRGDWKEVRATIEAMPPNLRAETTWIYWLGRALQAEGRTQEARALWQGIAAQTTFYTQLANEELGNQVVAPPPVAPITAAELSQATANASLQRALKFYRLSLRAEGNREWNWGLRGLSERQLLAAAELARRNEHLDRMVETSLRTRTELSYDQRFPAPHLEVLKPTAQGLNLDKAWVYGLIRQESRFIRDARSGVGASGLMQVMPATGKWVAAKIGLDNFVHTMLNDLHTNITLGANYMNMVLDNFEGSQVLATAAYNAGPGRSRTWRGRLDAPMEGAIFVETIPFTETRGYVRNVMANATNYASVFEGKPQSLKARLGTVSPRQASASVLD, from the coding sequence ATGGCCCAGGAAGACCCCGATGCACCCGCGCCCGAGGTGGCGCTGCCGCCGGTGCCGGCCGGTGCGCCCTCGGTGCCCGGCGCCGGCACGGTCGGGGTTCCCCCCGCCGGACCGGCCCTGGTGGCCGACAGCCGCGCCGATGACGATAACTTCCTGCTGCTGCGCGAAGCCGCGCGCCAGAACGATGGCGCGCGCGTCAATGCGATCGCCTCGCGCCTCCCGTCCAATTACTCGCTGGCATCCTACGTCGACTATTATCGTCTGAAACCCCGCCTGCGCGAGGCCATCCAGGACGAGGTGATGCAAGTGCTGCGCCGCCACGAAGGCACGGCCGTGGCCCAGCAGTTGCGCGCCGAGTGGCTGATGGAACTGGGCAAGCGGCGCGAATGGAATACCTTCGAGCGCGAAGCCGGAGAGCTGGCCCAGTCCGGCAGCGTGCAGGTGCGCTGCTATGCCTTGCTGGCGCGCGCCGAACGCGGCGAGCGGGTGGCCGACGAAGCGCGCGCCCTGCTCAAGGCCCCGGCCGGCTATGGCGACGCCTGCAGCGGCCTGATCGCGCAACTGGCAGGCAACGGCCAGTTCAACCAGGCCGACCTGCTGTGGCAGCTTCGCATCGCCGGCCTGGACAATACCACTGGCCCCGCGCGCCGCGTCGCCGTGCTGCTGGGCCTGCCCGAAACCCGCGCCGCCCAGGCGGTGGACATGCCGGCGGTGGCGCTGGCGCGCGGCATCGGCAACAACCGCGCCGAGCGCGAGCTCTACCTGGTGGCGGTCGGCCGCATGGCGCGCACCACGCTCAAGATCGCCGTCGCCAGCCTGGAAAAGCATGGCCCGCGCCTGTCCAGCGAAGAGCGCGCCATCGGCTGGGCCAATGTGGCGCTGGCGGCCTCGATCGCGCTGGCGCCCGAGGCCCACGGCTACTGGGACCGCGCGAAAGGGGCGACGCTGACCGAATTCCAGATGCAGTGGAAGACCCGCATGGCGCTGCGCCGCGGCGACTGGAAAGAAGTGCGCGCCACGATCGAGGCGATGCCACCCAACCTGCGCGCCGAGACGACCTGGATCTACTGGCTGGGCCGCGCCCTGCAGGCCGAAGGCCGCACGCAGGAGGCGCGCGCGCTGTGGCAGGGCATCGCCGCCCAGACCACCTTCTATACCCAGCTGGCCAACGAAGAGCTGGGCAACCAGGTCGTGGCCCCGCCACCGGTGGCGCCGATCACGGCCGCGGAACTGTCCCAGGCGACCGCGAATGCGAGCCTGCAACGGGCCCTGAAGTTCTACCGTTTGAGCCTGCGCGCGGAAGGCAACCGCGAATGGAACTGGGGCTTGCGCGGGCTGTCTGAACGTCAGCTGCTGGCCGCCGCCGAGCTGGCGCGCCGCAACGAGCACCTCGACCGCATGGTCGAGACCTCGCTGCGCACGCGCACCGAGCTCAGCTACGACCAGCGTTTCCCGGCGCCGCATCTCGAGGTCCTCAAGCCCACCGCCCAGGGCCTGAACCTCGATAAAGCCTGGGTGTATGGCCTCATCCGGCAAGAGTCGCGCTTCATCCGCGATGCCCGTTCCGGCGTCGGCGCCTCGGGCCTGATGCAGGTGATGCCCGCCACCGGCAAGTGGGTGGCGGCCAAGATTGGCCTGGATAATTTTGTGCACACCATGCTCAACGACCTGCATACGAATATCACGCTCGGCGCCAACTACATGAATATGGTGCTCGATAATTTCGAAGGCTCGCAAGTGCTGGCCACGGCCGCCTACAACGCCGGCCCGGGCCGCTCGCGCACCTGGCGCGGCCGGCTCGATGCGCCGATGGAGGGGGCGATCTTCGTCGAGACCATTCCGTTCACCGAGACGCGCGGCTATGTGCGCAACGTGATGGCCAATGCCACCAACTACGCCTCGGTGTTCGAGGGCAAGCCGCAGTCGCTCAAGGCGCGCCTGGGCACGGTCAGCCCGCGCCAGGCCAGCGCGTCGGTGCTGGACTGA
- a CDS encoding 5-formyltetrahydrofolate cyclo-ligase, translated as MTGEPRIPRASTALPDTGLAREDKARLRAALKALRRTLDPATKHAWDDRIGARVLAWWQANPHAALGVYWPLAGEPDLRPAYAQLAQAGVRLALPVVVERDAPLGFAEWIPGEPTESDRLGVAVPSDLRMVARPPALLVPCLGFNAQGYRVGYGGGFYDRTLAPAPRPATVGIAYACQLVAFDGDVHDVPLDGVITEE; from the coding sequence ATGACCGGCGAACCAAGAATACCACGCGCCTCCACGGCTCTACCAGACACCGGCCTCGCGCGCGAGGACAAGGCGCGGCTGCGCGCCGCCCTCAAGGCGCTGCGGCGCACGCTCGATCCGGCCACCAAGCACGCCTGGGACGACCGCATCGGCGCACGGGTGCTGGCCTGGTGGCAGGCCAATCCGCATGCGGCGCTGGGCGTGTACTGGCCGCTGGCCGGCGAGCCGGACCTGCGTCCAGCCTACGCGCAATTGGCCCAGGCGGGCGTACGGCTGGCATTGCCGGTGGTGGTCGAGCGCGATGCGCCGTTGGGATTTGCCGAGTGGATACCTGGCGAGCCGACCGAATCGGACCGGCTGGGGGTGGCGGTGCCGAGCGATCTGAGAATGGTGGCGCGGCCGCCGGCGTTATTGGTGCCCTGCCTCGGCTTCAATGCGCAGGGGTATCGGGTGGGGTATGGCGGCGGGTTTTATGACCGGACGCTGGCGCCGGCGCCAAGGCCAGCGACGGTGGGGATTGCGTATGCCTGCCAGTTGGTGGCGTTCGATGGCGACGTCCACGACGTGCCGCTGGACGGGGTGATCACGGAAGAATGA
- the metF gene encoding methylenetetrahydrofolate reductase [NAD(P)H]: protein METPDFSIEFFPPKTPEGAEKLRIAREKLADLQPKYFSVTFGAGGSTQQGTLATVREIQAAGHEAAPHLSCIGATRESIRDVLKQYQDSGIRRVVALRGDLPSGYGGAGELRYASELVEFIRQETGDWFHIEVAAYPEMHPQARSPQDDLQAFARKVQAGANAAITQYFYNADAYFQFVDNVRKLGVDVPVVAGIMPITNYMQLMRFSDMCGAEIPRWVRLKLASFGDDSASIKAFGLDVVTGLCERLLAGGAPGLHFYSMNQAAPTTAIWQRLRA, encoded by the coding sequence ATGGAAACTCCTGATTTCAGTATCGAGTTCTTCCCGCCCAAGACGCCGGAAGGCGCCGAGAAACTGCGCATCGCCCGCGAAAAGCTGGCCGACCTGCAGCCCAAGTATTTCTCGGTGACCTTCGGCGCCGGCGGCAGCACCCAGCAGGGCACCCTGGCGACGGTGCGCGAGATCCAGGCCGCCGGCCACGAGGCCGCGCCCCACCTGTCGTGCATCGGCGCCACCCGCGAATCGATCCGCGACGTCCTCAAGCAGTACCAGGACAGCGGCATCCGGCGCGTGGTGGCCCTGCGCGGCGACTTGCCGAGCGGTTACGGCGGCGCGGGCGAGCTGCGCTATGCCAGCGAACTGGTGGAATTTATCCGCCAGGAAACCGGCGACTGGTTCCACATCGAGGTCGCGGCCTATCCCGAGATGCACCCGCAGGCGCGTTCGCCGCAAGACGACTTGCAGGCCTTCGCGCGCAAGGTCCAGGCCGGGGCGAATGCCGCCATCACCCAGTATTTCTACAATGCCGACGCCTATTTCCAGTTCGTCGACAATGTGCGCAAGCTGGGCGTCGATGTGCCGGTCGTGGCCGGGATCATGCCGATCACCAACTACATGCAGCTGATGCGCTTCTCGGACATGTGCGGCGCCGAGATTCCGCGCTGGGTGCGGCTCAAGCTGGCCAGCTTCGGCGACGACAGCGCCTCGATCAAGGCCTTCGGGCTGGACGTCGTGACAGGGCTGTGCGAACGGCTGCTGGCCGGCGGTGCGCCGGGACTGCATTTCTACAGCATGAACCAGGCGGCGCCGACGACGGCGATCTGGCAACGCCTGCGCGCCTGA
- a CDS encoding phage holin family protein, whose translation MRLLITWLINAAALMALPYLMHSVEVSSIGTALVAALVLGLVNTLIRPVLVILTLPVTLVSMGLFILVINALLFWLVSNVVGGFEVAGFWSAFLAAILYSIISWALSTLLLSDKDGNS comes from the coding sequence ATGCGCTTGCTGATTACCTGGTTGATCAATGCCGCGGCCCTGATGGCCCTGCCTTACCTGATGCACTCCGTCGAAGTTTCCAGCATCGGCACCGCCCTGGTCGCGGCGCTGGTGCTCGGGCTGGTCAATACCCTGATCCGTCCGGTGCTGGTGATCCTGACCCTGCCGGTCACCCTGGTCTCGATGGGCCTGTTCATCCTCGTCATCAATGCCTTGCTGTTCTGGCTGGTGTCGAACGTGGTCGGCGGCTTCGAGGTGGCGGGTTTCTGGTCGGCCTTCCTGGCAGCCATCCTGTACAGCATCATTTCGTGGGCGCTCTCTACCTTGCTTCTTTCCGACAAAGATGGAAACTCCTGA
- the ahcY gene encoding adenosylhomocysteinase, translating to MSAVLKDSQDYIVADISLASWGEKEIRIAETEMPGLMAIREEYAATQPLKGARIAGSLHMTIQTAVLIRTLEALGATVRWASCNIYSTQDHAAAAIASVGTPVFAIKGETLDEYWEYTHRIFEWPGEHANMILDDGGDATLLLHLGVRAEKDISVLDKPGSEEEICLFNAIKGRLARDPSWYSKRLPEIKGVTEETTTGVHRLYQMHQDGKLAFPAINVNDSVTKSKFDNLYGCRESLVDGIKRATDVMVAGKIAVIAGYGDVGKGSAQAMRALSAQVWVTEIDPICALQAAMEGYRVVTMDEAAEHGDIFVTCTGNYHVITEQHMLKMKDQAIVCNIGHFDNEIEVAALKKYEWDNIKPQVDHVIFPDGKRIILLAEGRLVNLGCGTGHPSYVMSSSFANQTIAQIELFMNTAQYPVGVYTLPKKLDEKVARLQLRKLNAKLTTLTAEQAAYISVSQEGPYKPEHYRY from the coding sequence ATGAGCGCCGTACTCAAAGACTCCCAAGACTACATCGTCGCCGACATCTCCCTGGCTTCCTGGGGCGAGAAGGAAATCCGCATCGCCGAAACCGAGATGCCGGGCCTGATGGCGATCCGCGAAGAATACGCCGCGACGCAGCCGCTGAAAGGCGCGCGCATCGCCGGTTCGCTGCACATGACCATCCAGACCGCGGTCCTGATCCGCACCCTGGAAGCCCTGGGCGCCACTGTGCGCTGGGCATCGTGCAATATCTACTCGACGCAGGACCACGCCGCCGCGGCCATCGCCTCGGTCGGCACGCCAGTCTTCGCCATCAAGGGCGAGACCCTGGACGAATACTGGGAATACACCCACCGCATCTTCGAATGGCCGGGCGAGCACGCCAACATGATCCTGGACGACGGCGGCGACGCAACCCTGCTGCTGCACCTGGGCGTGCGCGCCGAGAAAGACATCTCGGTGCTGGACAAGCCGGGTTCGGAAGAAGAAATCTGCCTGTTCAACGCCATCAAGGGCCGCCTCGCGCGCGATCCGTCGTGGTACTCGAAGCGCCTGCCTGAAATCAAGGGCGTGACCGAGGAAACCACCACCGGCGTGCACCGCCTGTACCAGATGCACCAGGACGGCAAGCTGGCCTTCCCGGCGATCAACGTCAACGACTCCGTCACCAAGTCGAAGTTCGACAACCTGTACGGCTGCCGCGAATCGCTGGTCGACGGCATCAAGCGCGCGACCGACGTGATGGTGGCGGGCAAGATCGCCGTCATCGCCGGCTATGGCGACGTGGGTAAAGGTTCGGCCCAGGCCATGCGCGCGCTGTCGGCGCAGGTGTGGGTCACCGAGATCGATCCGATCTGCGCGCTGCAGGCGGCGATGGAAGGCTACCGCGTCGTGACCATGGACGAAGCCGCCGAACACGGCGACATCTTCGTCACCTGCACCGGCAACTACCACGTCATCACCGAGCAGCACATGCTCAAGATGAAGGACCAGGCCATCGTCTGCAATATCGGCCACTTCGACAACGAGATCGAAGTCGCCGCGCTCAAGAAGTACGAGTGGGACAATATCAAGCCGCAAGTCGACCACGTCATCTTCCCTGATGGCAAGCGCATCATCCTGCTGGCCGAAGGCCGCCTGGTGAACCTGGGTTGCGGCACCGGCCACCCGTCGTACGTGATGAGCTCGTCGTTCGCGAACCAGACCATCGCCCAGATCGAGCTGTTCATGAACACCGCGCAGTATCCGGTGGGCGTGTACACCCTGCCGAAGAAGCTGGACGAGAAAGTGGCGCGCCTGCAGCTGCGCAAGCTCAACGCCAAGCTGACCACGCTGACCGCCGAACAAGCCGCCTACATCTCGGTGAGCCAGGAAGGTCCGTACAAGCCGGAACACTACCGTTACTGA